From one Deinococcus sp. NW-56 genomic stretch:
- a CDS encoding IS630 family transposase, whose protein sequence is MEYSLAGREGCRAELGRPHRSVDGVLHSEKNAVQPHRKRQWCIAHLTANFLCEMERVLDVYSRPYDDRFPVLCFDEQPCFLIGDVMAPVPSEPGRVAKQDYEYQRFGSAAVLLAVEPKTGRRFVQVCARRTAEEYTAFMQNLERAYPAAVQITLVQDHLNTHHGGSFYKFMSPQAAHRLVGRFEWVYTPKHASWLNMAELEFSALQRQCLNRRIPVLERLRSEVEAWVAARSRAGVTLNWQFSTQVARRTLGRHYEAIRIK, encoded by the coding sequence ATGGAGTATTCGCTTGCTGGCAGAGAAGGCTGTAGAGCTGAACTTGGTCGACCACATCGCTCCGTCGACGGTGTTCTACATTCTGAAAAAAACGCGGTCCAGCCGCACCGCAAAAGGCAGTGGTGCATCGCGCACCTGACGGCGAATTTCCTCTGCGAGATGGAACGCGTTCTGGACGTGTACTCTCGGCCCTACGACGACCGTTTTCCCGTGTTGTGCTTCGATGAGCAACCCTGCTTCCTGATCGGTGACGTCATGGCCCCGGTTCCATCGGAACCGGGGCGAGTCGCCAAACAAGACTACGAATACCAGCGCTTTGGGAGCGCGGCTGTGTTGCTGGCCGTCGAGCCGAAAACAGGCCGACGGTTTGTCCAGGTCTGTGCCCGACGGACCGCCGAGGAGTACACCGCCTTCATGCAGAACCTGGAACGGGCCTATCCAGCAGCCGTCCAGATCACCCTGGTTCAGGACCACCTCAATACGCATCACGGCGGCAGTTTCTACAAGTTCATGTCGCCACAGGCGGCCCACCGGTTGGTGGGCCGCTTCGAGTGGGTCTACACGCCCAAACATGCCTCGTGGCTGAACATGGCAGAACTGGAATTCAGTGCCCTTCAGCGGCAGTGCTTGAACCGGCGTATTCCAGTGCTGGAACGGCTTCGGTCGGAAGTCGAGGCTTGGGTGGCAGCGCGTTCACGCGCGGGCGTCACCCTCAACTGGCAGTTCTCCACCCAGGTCGCCCGCCGGACGCTAGGACGGCACTACGAAGCCATTCGTATTAAATGA